From a single Desulfonatronovibrio hydrogenovorans DSM 9292 genomic region:
- a CDS encoding chemotaxis protein has protein sequence MSQTGILLESGTNELEIVEFFLNENLPDGKEYKGYYGVNVSKVLSIINRPEVTELPNAPHPCVLGAFNQRSRIIPLVDLALWMGKQRIKGQDTKVIITEFNRLINGFLVSGVTRIHRLSWEEIEAPDSYTDKYSSNSITGVVKIEDRIVFLIDLEKIIAELNPGAGLKLDEELDWGTEKKYTALVADDSTLIRNMLGDLLEKAGFNVLKVKNGKEAWDELERFKTVAGEKGESISSILQIVISDIEMPMVDGLNLTKRIKTDPELKSLPVILFSSLISERLRHKGESVGADDQISKPEVSLLAQKAKSLIEESLT, from the coding sequence ATGTCACAAACAGGCATTCTCCTGGAATCAGGAACCAATGAACTGGAAATTGTAGAATTTTTTCTCAATGAAAACCTTCCGGACGGCAAGGAATACAAAGGGTATTACGGGGTGAATGTTTCCAAGGTCTTGAGCATCATCAACCGCCCTGAAGTTACTGAACTACCCAATGCTCCCCACCCGTGCGTCCTGGGCGCCTTTAATCAGCGGTCAAGAATCATCCCCCTGGTGGACCTGGCCCTGTGGATGGGCAAACAGAGGATAAAAGGCCAGGATACAAAGGTGATTATCACTGAATTCAACAGGCTGATCAACGGATTCCTGGTTTCCGGGGTAACCAGGATTCATCGGCTGAGCTGGGAAGAGATAGAAGCTCCAGATTCATATACTGACAAGTACAGCTCCAACAGCATCACCGGTGTGGTTAAAATTGAAGACAGGATCGTATTTCTCATCGACCTGGAAAAGATCATTGCTGAACTCAATCCCGGTGCAGGCCTGAAGCTGGATGAAGAACTGGATTGGGGCACGGAAAAAAAATATACTGCCCTGGTGGCTGATGATTCAACCCTGATCAGGAACATGCTGGGTGATCTTTTGGAAAAAGCCGGATTCAATGTCCTGAAAGTCAAAAATGGAAAAGAAGCCTGGGATGAACTCGAAAGATTCAAGACCGTGGCCGGAGAAAAAGGGGAATCCATCTCTTCCATCCTCCAGATAGTCATCTCGGATATTGAAATGCCCATGGTGGACGGGCTGAACCTGACCAAAAGGATAAAGACTGATCCTGAATTAAAGAGCCTTCCAGTGATCCTTTTTTCCTCCCTCATCAGTGAACGGCTGCGGCACAAGGGGGAATCTGTCGGAGCAGATGATCAGATATCAAAGCCAGAAGTCTCCCTGCTGGCCCAGAAGGCCAAGAGCCTCATTGAAGAATCCCTGACCTAA
- a CDS encoding FliA/WhiG family RNA polymerase sigma factor, whose amino-acid sequence MAISNSSGKSCSSRNNPWQVLENRDVSFGELSPGEKDEIVRAYAHKIKISAARLKHRLPRHVEINELISAGTLGLMEALGNFDSSFGIKFETFADNRIKGAMLDELRKMDWFSRGLRKKVKRLEECIRDFEQNSGTRPTNQELKKITGFSLGEVEEGLVALQNQICLSLEAVQENFTLAGEQDITSEPQLSTVFNDLVDKVARIIDRLTEKERLVLSLYYEEELTMKEVARVLEVTEGRVSQLHSQAIGKIQKKFSEEHEEI is encoded by the coding sequence ATGGCAATATCAAATTCTTCTGGAAAAAGCTGCTCTTCCAGGAATAATCCTTGGCAAGTCCTTGAAAACAGGGATGTTTCCTTTGGCGAGCTTTCACCCGGTGAAAAAGACGAGATCGTCAGGGCCTACGCCCATAAGATAAAAATCAGCGCGGCCAGGCTCAAACACAGACTGCCCCGGCATGTGGAGATAAACGAACTCATCAGCGCTGGGACCCTGGGCCTGATGGAAGCTCTGGGTAATTTCGATTCCAGCTTTGGAATCAAGTTTGAGACTTTTGCCGACAACCGGATCAAAGGTGCCATGCTGGACGAACTTCGGAAAATGGACTGGTTTTCCCGGGGGCTTCGGAAAAAGGTAAAACGGCTGGAGGAATGTATCAGAGACTTTGAACAGAATTCCGGGACCAGGCCAACCAACCAGGAACTGAAAAAAATAACCGGTTTTTCTCTGGGTGAAGTCGAAGAGGGACTGGTGGCCCTGCAAAACCAGATCTGCCTGAGCCTTGAAGCTGTGCAGGAAAACTTTACTCTTGCCGGAGAACAGGATATTACTTCCGAACCCCAGTTGAGCACGGTATTCAACGACCTTGTGGATAAAGTCGCCAGAATCATCGACAGGCTCACTGAAAAGGAACGCCTTGTTCTTTCTTTGTATTATGAAGAAGAGCTGACAATGAAAGAGGTGGCCCGGGTACTTGAGGTCACGGAAGGGAGGGTTTCACAGCTCCACTCCCAGGCCATAGGAAAAATTCAGAAAAAATTTTCGGAAGAGCACGAAGAAATTTAG
- a CDS encoding amino acid ABC transporter permease — translation MNSQRPRITVLDIVVIALLAAAGGLLYLRIVSQLDYNWEWSLIFQYIYRYDEASGTWVPGMLARGFFTTIRLSIWATLLAIILGTIIGLFRTSRSLLQKLLGFSYVQTIRNIPPLVLIFIFYFFVSDQIMPILGVDEFFRSRSEETQKVLAFLFAPAAQFSSFLAAVITLAIYEAAYIAEIIRGGINSVNRGQWEASAALGFNRGQQMRLIILPQAFQRTLPPLAGQFISTIKDSAIVSVISIQELTFQGMELMAATYKTFEIWITITILYFSLTFTCSKIIGRLEHRLARKY, via the coding sequence TTGAATTCTCAACGCCCCAGGATAACGGTTCTGGATATTGTGGTTATTGCCCTGCTGGCTGCTGCCGGGGGATTATTGTACTTAAGGATTGTCAGCCAGCTGGACTACAACTGGGAATGGTCCCTGATATTTCAGTATATCTACCGCTATGACGAGGCCAGCGGGACCTGGGTCCCGGGCATGCTGGCCAGGGGCTTCTTCACAACCATCAGGTTGAGCATTTGGGCGACTCTACTGGCCATCATCCTTGGAACCATCATCGGTCTTTTCAGAACCAGCAGGAGCCTTCTGCAGAAACTCCTGGGCTTCAGCTATGTCCAGACTATAAGAAACATCCCCCCTCTGGTCCTGATCTTCATTTTTTACTTTTTTGTCAGTGATCAAATCATGCCCATTCTGGGAGTGGATGAATTCTTCAGGAGCCGGTCCGAGGAAACCCAAAAGGTCCTGGCCTTTTTATTTGCTCCAGCTGCCCAGTTCTCCTCCTTTCTGGCCGCTGTAATCACCCTGGCCATCTATGAGGCAGCCTATATTGCCGAAATAATCCGGGGGGGAATCAACTCCGTTAACCGGGGACAGTGGGAGGCTTCAGCTGCCCTGGGATTCAACCGGGGGCAGCAGATGCGGCTGATCATCCTGCCCCAGGCTTTCCAGCGTACTCTTCCCCCTCTGGCCGGGCAGTTCATTTCCACCATCAAAGATTCGGCCATTGTTTCTGTAATTTCCATCCAGGAACTGACTTTCCAGGGAATGGAGCTGATGGCAGCCACCTACAAAACCTTTGAAATCTGGATAACCATAACCATCCTGTACTTTTCACTTACTTTCACCTGCTCCAAGATCATAGGTCGGCTGGAGCACAGACTGGCCAGAAAATACTGA
- a CDS encoding flagellar basal body-associated FliL family protein, which yields MAEKDPSQKDKVTLDKSELDIDRAKDKVELDLDDAPFLEEEEEFQEPSHQEPLEEDTESLSVSEEQPREPGWKNRKNLTIAGIVLLILVALAVVLLFISSGKPPPPPSGEQHDQVIRDDVPGPEPPEEIFEEVVNLKPFMVELREGENIQFLFARFSLPAKSEQMAGEIRDKTIIIRDAVYYYLRNKETIFLKDKDNSDAIKKDLLSVINQYLGTGRLEDILIEEYLVK from the coding sequence ATGGCGGAAAAAGATCCCTCACAGAAGGACAAGGTTACTCTGGACAAGAGTGAGCTGGATATTGACCGGGCCAAGGACAAGGTTGAACTGGATCTTGATGACGCTCCCTTTCTGGAGGAAGAAGAGGAATTCCAGGAGCCCAGCCACCAGGAACCCCTGGAGGAAGACACTGAGTCTCTGTCCGTGTCTGAGGAGCAGCCCCGGGAACCGGGCTGGAAAAATAGAAAGAACCTGACCATAGCTGGCATCGTTCTTCTGATTCTAGTTGCTCTTGCTGTTGTGCTGCTTTTTATTTCCTCTGGAAAGCCGCCGCCGCCCCCCTCTGGTGAGCAGCATGATCAGGTGATCCGGGATGATGTTCCAGGGCCAGAACCGCCCGAAGAAATATTTGAAGAAGTGGTGAATTTGAAGCCTTTCATGGTGGAACTTCGGGAAGGGGAAAATATCCAGTTCCTGTTCGCCAGGTTTTCACTTCCAGCCAAGAGTGAACAGATGGCAGGAGAAATCCGGGATAAAACCATAATCATCCGGGATGCGGTTTATTATTACCTGCGCAACAAAGAAACAATCTTTCTCAAAGACAAGGATAACTCCGACGCAATAAAAAAAGATCTTCTTTCAGTGATCAACCAGTACCTGGGTACCGGTCGCCTGGAAGACATTCTCATTGAGGAATACCTGGTGAAATAA
- a CDS encoding MinD/ParA family protein — MKDSKLPMVFSVTSGKGGVGKTNISVNLACSLADMGKKVLVLDADLGLANVDVLLGIAPKLNLFHLFHQQEPLENIVVDTPYGFQVLPAASGVSEMLSLSTGQKLELLEAMDSLEDKIDYLIVDTGAGINENVVYFNLAVQQRLLVLTPEPTSLTDAYALIKVLKTRHDIDKYKVVVNWARSREEARNVFKKLYNACDHFLSGVSLDLAGIIPLDAKVKKGVASQIPFCHYDADSPASRAIKDLSKTVVNWEPDKNLDGNIKFFWKKLLFQE; from the coding sequence ATGAAAGACAGCAAGCTACCCATGGTATTTTCAGTAACCTCCGGCAAAGGTGGGGTCGGCAAGACAAATATTTCAGTCAACCTGGCCTGCTCCCTGGCTGATATGGGCAAAAAAGTGCTCGTCCTGGATGCCGACCTCGGGCTGGCTAATGTGGACGTGCTTTTGGGAATTGCTCCAAAACTCAATCTGTTTCACCTCTTTCATCAGCAAGAACCCCTGGAAAACATTGTTGTAGATACCCCCTACGGATTCCAGGTCCTCCCGGCAGCATCCGGGGTCAGCGAGATGCTGTCCCTGTCCACGGGACAGAAGCTTGAACTTTTGGAAGCCATGGATTCTCTGGAGGACAAGATTGACTACCTGATAGTGGACACTGGAGCCGGAATAAATGAAAATGTTGTCTATTTCAATCTGGCTGTGCAGCAAAGGCTCCTGGTGCTGACTCCTGAACCCACCTCCTTGACCGATGCCTATGCCCTGATCAAGGTACTGAAAACCAGGCACGACATTGACAAATACAAGGTCGTGGTCAACTGGGCCAGATCCAGGGAAGAGGCCAGAAATGTATTCAAAAAACTTTATAACGCCTGCGACCACTTTCTGAGCGGAGTTTCCCTGGATCTGGCCGGGATCATCCCCCTGGACGCCAAAGTTAAAAAAGGTGTTGCCAGCCAGATACCCTTTTGCCATTATGATGCCGACTCACCAGCTTCCAGGGCAATAAAGGACCTTTCCAAAACAGTAGTCAACTGGGAACCGGACAAAAACCTTGATGGCAATATCAAATTCTTCTGGAAAAAGCTGCTCTTCCAGGAATAA
- a CDS encoding tRNA dihydrouridine synthase: protein MYQPTPPDLNIHPDHPWLAPLAGFSDLPFRLLCRHYGCSAAFTEMVSAKGLIYQTRNTLELLKSCPEDSPLIVQLYGNSPQIIQQAVSILMDQGYHYFDLNCGCSVKKVVKTGAGAALLKDTSLLVETALAMIEKAGQGKAGIKIRLGWSNQSLVYLDLARALERSGLGWITLHPRTAVQLFSGQADHDALKKLKQNTRIPVIASGDLFTAADAADCVRRTGVDNIMFARGALNNPFIFSQYKLLRMKKPIPPVGPDFLAKICCETVSFYRQHCSSPRAVLKMRTILPRMIKNVPGAKELRKELIMGRNWDDIQRALSRITSLKPNSP from the coding sequence ATGTACCAGCCAACTCCACCAGACCTGAACATTCATCCTGACCATCCCTGGCTTGCCCCTCTGGCCGGGTTTTCCGATCTTCCTTTCAGACTGCTTTGCAGGCACTATGGCTGTTCTGCCGCCTTCACTGAAATGGTCAGTGCCAAAGGGCTGATATATCAGACCAGAAACACTTTGGAACTCTTGAAGAGCTGTCCTGAGGATTCCCCCCTTATTGTCCAGCTTTACGGAAATTCCCCCCAGATCATTCAGCAGGCCGTGTCAATTCTCATGGACCAGGGTTATCATTATTTTGACTTGAATTGCGGTTGCTCAGTGAAAAAAGTGGTTAAGACCGGGGCTGGAGCGGCCCTGCTTAAAGATACCTCACTTTTGGTGGAAACCGCCCTGGCCATGATTGAAAAAGCCGGCCAGGGAAAAGCAGGGATCAAAATCAGGCTGGGCTGGAGCAATCAAAGCCTGGTATACCTTGACCTGGCCCGGGCATTGGAAAGAAGCGGGCTGGGCTGGATAACCCTTCATCCCAGAACCGCAGTCCAGCTTTTTTCCGGCCAGGCCGACCATGACGCTCTTAAAAAACTGAAACAAAACACCAGGATTCCGGTCATTGCCAGCGGAGACTTATTCACTGCTGCCGACGCAGCAGACTGTGTCCGCCGGACCGGGGTGGATAATATCATGTTTGCCAGAGGAGCCCTGAACAATCCATTTATCTTCAGTCAGTACAAACTGCTCAGGATGAAAAAACCAATTCCTCCGGTTGGTCCTGATTTTCTGGCAAAAATATGCTGTGAAACAGTTTCGTTTTACCGTCAGCACTGCAGCTCTCCAAGGGCCGTCCTCAAGATGCGCACCATCCTTCCCCGGATGATCAAAAACGTTCCCGGTGCAAAAGAGTTGCGCAAAGAACTCATTATGGGTAGGAATTGGGATGATATTCAAAGGGCCTTGTCCAGAATAACCAGCCTCAAGCCCAACAGCCCCTGA
- the ispH gene encoding 4-hydroxy-3-methylbut-2-enyl diphosphate reductase has translation MVPEIMLADSAGFCMGVSLALNKLDKALEEKNSRKIFTLGPIIHNPQVLAHYQEKGVKITENPDEPSTGDTVLIRAHGVPLAVERRLQGKQVHIIDATCPKVKRAQLLIRKNSRKADYTLLYGEPEHPEVKGLLSYAHSRAYLFEDLDALTGIPLDPEKNYCLAAQTTQDRQQFKAISRYLCSRLKNDPVILDTICDATKNRQIETIEIAKKVDCLIVVGGKNSGNTRRLCKVATEHCPTCIHIETQDELDIEMISGYTKFGLTAGASTPDDTINKVYHLLKSMIAQSP, from the coding sequence ATGGTACCGGAAATCATGCTTGCTGACAGTGCCGGATTCTGTATGGGGGTAAGTCTGGCCTTGAACAAGCTGGATAAAGCCCTGGAGGAAAAAAACAGCAGGAAGATCTTCACCTTGGGCCCCATCATTCATAACCCCCAGGTCCTTGCCCATTACCAGGAAAAAGGGGTGAAAATCACTGAAAACCCTGATGAACCGTCAACCGGCGATACCGTCCTGATCAGGGCTCACGGGGTTCCACTGGCAGTTGAAAGAAGACTCCAGGGAAAACAGGTCCATATCATTGATGCCACATGTCCCAAGGTCAAAAGAGCCCAGCTTTTGATCCGCAAAAACAGCCGGAAAGCTGACTACACCTTACTGTATGGAGAGCCGGAACACCCTGAAGTAAAAGGACTCCTCAGTTACGCCCATTCAAGGGCTTATCTTTTCGAAGACCTGGATGCCCTGACCGGCATCCCCCTTGACCCGGAGAAAAATTACTGTCTGGCTGCCCAGACCACCCAGGACCGGCAACAGTTCAAAGCCATCAGCCGGTATTTATGCAGCAGATTAAAAAATGATCCTGTGATCCTTGACACCATTTGCGATGCCACTAAAAACAGACAGATAGAAACCATTGAAATCGCAAAAAAAGTGGATTGCCTGATTGTTGTGGGCGGAAAAAACAGCGGCAACACCAGAAGACTCTGCAAGGTGGCCACGGAGCACTGTCCCACCTGCATCCATATCGAAACTCAGGATGAGCTGGATATTGAAATGATTTCTGGATACACTAAATTCGGACTCACTGCCGGGGCCTCAACCCCGGACGACACCATAAACAAGGTTTATCATCTTCTCAAATCCATGATTGCCCAGAGCCCCTGA
- a CDS encoding chemotaxis response regulator CheY has translation MPTNMQMRILVVDDFSTMRRIIKNILRQLGFNNIVEADDGTTAWEVLNKDKIDFIVSDWNMPKMTGIELLRKVRASEEFADLPFLMVTAEAQQENIIEAVQAKVSNYIVKPFTADTLSQKIEKIFEK, from the coding sequence ATGCCCACCAACATGCAAATGCGGATTCTGGTAGTTGACGACTTTTCAACTATGCGCAGAATAATCAAAAATATCCTCAGACAGCTGGGTTTCAATAATATAGTTGAAGCCGACGACGGCACCACGGCCTGGGAAGTCCTGAACAAAGACAAGATCGACTTTATTGTCAGCGACTGGAACATGCCCAAGATGACCGGAATTGAACTTCTGCGCAAGGTCAGGGCCAGTGAAGAATTTGCGGACCTGCCCTTTTTAATGGTTACTGCCGAAGCACAGCAGGAGAACATCATTGAAGCGGTCCAGGCCAAGGTTTCCAACTATATTGTAAAACCCTTCACAGCCGACACCCTGAGTCAAAAAATTGAAAAAATCTTTGAAAAATAG